One Cydia pomonella isolate Wapato2018A chromosome 15, ilCydPomo1, whole genome shotgun sequence DNA window includes the following coding sequences:
- the LOC133525912 gene encoding uncharacterized protein LOC133525912 — translation MTRKFLFCFPLRVGNMIFGYFVLVITIAVMAYNLYQLGLSINSPEKVDSSKFQNWEKLEDLFGEKKETLVALVAMVYYASYIVIAFLMFIFSAMFTCGAYSVNNCLVSSFFLYSFFHLFLTIFLIVWEATSGGWIQLGLVAGSDLILIICLFSVKYLMEAIRTGNIYSRPGEVYYKY, via the exons ATGACAAGAAAATTCCTCTTCTGTTTTCCCCTCCGAGTGGGAAACATGATATTCGGCTATTTCGTATTA gtAATAACAATAGCAGTAATGGCTTACAATTTATACCAGCTTGGCCTTAGCATCAATTCGCCTGAAAAAGTTGATTCCAGCAAATTCCAAAACTGGGAGAAACTAGAGGACCTGTTCGGAGAGAAAAAAGAAACGTTGGTAGCGTTAGTCGCTATGGTGTATTACGCATCGTATATAGTTATTGCTTTCCTGATGTTTATCTTTTCCGCAATGTTTACGTGTGGAGCTTATTCG GTGAACAACTGCCTGGTGTCGTCGTTCTTCCTGTACAGCTTCTTCCATTTGTTCCTCACGATATTCCTGATCGTGTGGGAGGCCACCTCCGGCGGCTGGATACAGCTTGGCCTTGTTGCTGGATCAGATT TGATTTTGATTATATGCCTCTTCAGCGTCAAGTATCTGATGGAAGCAATCCGAACGGGCAACATTTACAGCAGACCGGGAGAAgtgtattataagtattaa